A region of Cellulophaga sp. RHA19 DNA encodes the following proteins:
- a CDS encoding peptidoglycan DD-metalloendopeptidase family protein, producing MQKFFLSLLTISIFISCKDSKVKDHDNLPEVITIEKPVVAMEYGFNLDDFTVLQDTIRSGDSFGELMTNNKVDYPKIFKISEEYKDSFDVRRIRVGKPYVILKSKDTTETAQYFIYENDRINYTVVDLRDSVNVYKKKKKVTYVEREASGIISTSLSEAILAQGIDYNVTNNLSEIYAWSIDFFRLQKGDKFKVIYKERYINDTIYAGAEPIEAAYFEHNGKPFYAFEYVTDSLKQIADYYDHEANNLRRAFLKAPIKFNYRISSRYNLTRRIKYYGYKVRPHKGTDYAAAIGTPIIATANGTVVESTRRGGNGKFVKIKHNGTYSTQYLHMKNQNVKKGDYVLQGDVIGWVGMTGNSGGPHVCYRFWKNGRQVDPLKEKLPTAEAIADSLKTGYLAHIKPKMTQLDKIVFPKKIITQEEDKEENIINP from the coding sequence ATGCAAAAATTCTTTCTTTCACTTTTAACAATATCTATATTTATTTCTTGCAAGGACAGCAAGGTTAAAGACCATGATAATCTTCCGGAAGTAATCACCATAGAAAAACCAGTAGTTGCTATGGAGTATGGTTTTAATTTAGATGACTTTACAGTTTTACAAGATACAATTAGAAGTGGAGACAGTTTTGGTGAATTAATGACCAATAACAAGGTAGACTATCCTAAAATTTTTAAAATATCTGAAGAATACAAAGATAGTTTTGATGTACGCCGTATTAGAGTTGGTAAACCTTACGTTATATTAAAATCTAAAGACACCACAGAAACTGCTCAATATTTTATTTATGAAAACGATCGTATAAACTATACCGTAGTAGATTTACGAGATTCTGTGAATGTATACAAGAAAAAGAAAAAAGTTACTTATGTAGAGCGTGAAGCCTCTGGCATAATTAGTACTTCTTTGTCTGAGGCTATTTTAGCCCAAGGTATAGATTATAATGTAACCAATAATTTATCAGAAATATATGCTTGGTCTATAGATTTCTTTAGACTACAAAAGGGAGATAAATTTAAAGTTATTTATAAAGAACGATACATAAACGACACTATCTATGCTGGTGCAGAACCTATAGAAGCTGCATATTTTGAGCACAACGGAAAACCGTTTTACGCTTTTGAATATGTAACAGATTCTCTAAAGCAAATTGCAGATTATTATGACCATGAAGCAAACAACTTAAGAAGAGCATTTTTAAAAGCCCCTATTAAGTTTAACTACAGAATTTCTTCTAGATACAACTTAACTAGAAGAATTAAATACTATGGCTACAAAGTTAGACCACACAAAGGAACAGATTATGCAGCTGCAATTGGAACTCCTATTATTGCCACAGCCAACGGTACTGTTGTAGAATCTACAAGACGAGGTGGTAATGGAAAATTTGTAAAAATTAAGCATAACGGAACCTATAGTACTCAATACCTACATATGAAAAACCAAAATGTTAAAAAAGGTGATTATGTATTACAAGGTGATGTAATTGGATGGGTAGGTATGACAGGTAACAGTGGCGGCCCACACGTTTGTTATAGGTTTTGGAAAAACGGGAGACAAGTAGATCCTTTAAAAGAAAAACTACCAACAGCAGAAGCTATTGCAGATAGTTTAAAAACAGGATACTTGGCGCATATAAAGCCAAAAATGACTCAGTTAGACAAAATTGTTTTTCCTAAAAAAATAATTACCCAAGAAGAAGATAAAGAAGAAAACATAATTAATCCATAA
- a CDS encoding tryptophan 2,3-dioxygenase family protein, translating into MDNKEKIASQILKLEEKYKGSGQDLSSYLDGLLYEKYLTYWDYIHLDTLLSLQIPRTHFPDEEIFIMYHQITELYFKLILHEQKQIVDDKSQNVDFFIEKANRINSYYKVLISSFSIMINGMDREQFLKYRMALLPASGFQSAQYRMIELYSAPLENLVHKTKRANFSSENSIEELYEEIYWKNGATDKDTGEKTLTLKQFEYRYTPRLIRIANQVKDNTIYHKYLALPKESQENPELIKALKALDINANVNWPLMHMGSAYRYLAKDKEAIDATGGTNWKQYLPPSFQNVVFFPYLYTKEELNNWGKEWIDHIFNPEKSK; encoded by the coding sequence ATGGACAATAAAGAAAAGATAGCGTCTCAAATATTAAAATTAGAAGAAAAATACAAAGGATCAGGACAAGATCTAAGTTCTTACCTAGATGGTTTACTTTATGAGAAGTATTTAACATATTGGGATTACATTCATCTAGACACGCTATTAAGCTTACAAATACCAAGAACACATTTTCCTGATGAGGAAATTTTTATAATGTACCACCAAATTACAGAGTTGTACTTTAAGCTTATTTTACATGAACAAAAACAAATTGTAGACGATAAATCTCAGAATGTAGATTTCTTCATAGAAAAAGCCAACAGAATAAACAGTTACTACAAGGTTCTTATATCTTCATTTAGCATTATGATAAATGGTATGGATAGAGAACAGTTTTTAAAATACAGGATGGCCTTACTGCCAGCAAGTGGTTTTCAATCTGCACAATACAGAATGATAGAGCTGTACTCTGCCCCTTTAGAAAATCTAGTTCATAAAACTAAAAGAGCAAATTTTTCATCAGAAAACAGTATTGAAGAATTATACGAAGAAATTTACTGGAAAAACGGAGCTACAGATAAAGATACAGGCGAAAAAACATTAACTCTTAAACAGTTTGAGTACAGGTACACACCACGCTTAATACGTATTGCAAATCAAGTTAAAGACAATACTATTTATCATAAATACCTTGCACTTCCTAAAGAAAGTCAAGAAAACCCAGAATTAATTAAAGCTTTAAAAGCATTAGATATAAATGCAAACGTTAATTGGCCGTTAATGCATATGGGTTCTGCTTACAGGTATTTAGCCAAAGATAAAGAAGCAATTGATGCTACAGGAGGCACTAATTGGAAACAATATTTACCACCAAGTTTTCAAAATGTTGTGTTTTTTCCATATTTATATACAAAAGAAGAGTTAAATAATTGGGGAAAAGAGTGGATAGACCATATCTTTAACCCCGAAAAATCTAAATAA
- a CDS encoding DUF3108 domain-containing protein: MKKVYLLFLLLATFAANSQNKHSSFKAGEWLRFRIHYGIFNASYATLQIKNDKVNGIPVYHVIGKGRTTGLARVFFKVDDTYESYFDKNHGKPYKFVRKVSEGSYTLNLDIDFDHKKKKAVLNDHKKNRKLDFKIEDNIQDLISAFYYVRNNYNADELVKNETITLNLLYDDDGIFKFKLKYLGKETLKTKYGKVECHKFRPYVESGRVFKEQESLSLWVSNDENKIPIRIKADLAVGSLKADLDGYAGLKHQFKIIMD, translated from the coding sequence ATGAAAAAGGTATACTTATTATTCTTATTACTAGCTACATTTGCTGCTAATTCTCAAAACAAGCACAGTTCGTTTAAAGCAGGGGAATGGTTACGCTTTAGAATTCATTATGGAATTTTTAACGCTAGCTACGCTACACTTCAAATAAAAAACGATAAAGTAAACGGCATACCAGTTTACCACGTAATAGGCAAAGGAAGAACAACTGGCTTGGCTCGTGTTTTTTTTAAAGTAGACGACACCTACGAAAGTTATTTTGACAAAAATCACGGCAAACCCTATAAATTTGTTAGAAAAGTTAGCGAAGGAAGCTATACATTAAATTTAGATATAGATTTTGATCACAAAAAGAAAAAAGCTGTTTTAAATGATCATAAAAAAAACAGAAAGCTAGACTTTAAAATAGAAGATAACATACAAGATTTAATATCTGCATTTTATTATGTAAGAAACAATTATAACGCAGATGAATTAGTGAAAAATGAAACCATTACACTTAATTTATTATACGACGATGATGGCATTTTTAAGTTTAAGCTTAAATATTTAGGAAAAGAAACTTTAAAAACTAAATACGGTAAAGTAGAATGTCATAAATTTAGACCCTATGTAGAGTCCGGACGTGTTTTTAAAGAACAAGAAAGTTTATCGCTTTGGGTTTCTAATGACGAAAATAAAATTCCTATTAGAATAAAAGCAGACTTAGCTGTTGGCTCTCTTAAAGCAGACCTAGATGGGTATGCAGGACTAAAGCATCAGTTTAAAATAATAATGGATTAA
- the hppD gene encoding 4-hydroxyphenylpyruvate dioxygenase codes for MSTLDNTSLKLPKENLDAEDFLPLLGTDYVELYVGNAKQAAHYYMSAWGFQPLAYAGLETGLKDRVSYVIEQGKIRLVLTSPLNSGGDINKHIDAHGDGVKTVALWVDDATKSYKETTSRGAESYFEPKKEEDKDGEVVFSGIHTYGETVHVFVERSNYNGVFLPGYKAWNPYYKPTDVGLKFIDHMVGNVGWNEMNKWCEFYAKVMGFAQLVSFDDKDISTEYTALMSKVMSNGNGRIKFPINEPAEGRKKSQIEEYIDFYNGAGVQHMALATDNIIETVTALRDRGVEFLTVPSSYYEDVLDRVGEIDEDLAPLKELGILIDKDEEGYLLQIFTKPILDRPTMFIEIIQRKGAKSFGKGNFKALFEAIEREQESRGTL; via the coding sequence ATGTCAACACTAGACAATACATCACTTAAATTACCAAAAGAAAATTTAGACGCTGAAGATTTTTTACCATTATTAGGCACAGACTACGTAGAACTTTATGTAGGTAATGCTAAACAAGCTGCTCATTACTATATGTCTGCCTGGGGTTTTCAGCCACTTGCATACGCTGGTTTAGAAACCGGATTAAAAGATCGTGTTTCTTACGTAATAGAACAAGGTAAAATTAGGCTGGTATTAACTTCACCTTTAAATTCTGGAGGAGACATAAACAAGCATATAGATGCACACGGAGACGGTGTAAAAACTGTTGCTCTTTGGGTTGATGATGCAACTAAAAGTTACAAAGAAACTACTAGCCGAGGTGCAGAAAGTTATTTTGAACCTAAGAAAGAAGAAGATAAAGACGGAGAGGTTGTTTTTTCTGGAATTCATACATACGGAGAAACAGTTCATGTATTTGTAGAAAGAAGTAATTACAACGGTGTTTTTCTACCAGGTTACAAAGCTTGGAACCCTTATTACAAACCAACAGATGTAGGCTTAAAATTTATAGACCATATGGTAGGTAATGTTGGCTGGAACGAGATGAACAAGTGGTGTGAGTTTTATGCCAAGGTAATGGGCTTTGCACAATTAGTTTCTTTTGATGATAAAGATATCTCTACAGAATACACTGCTTTAATGAGTAAAGTAATGAGTAACGGTAATGGGCGCATAAAATTTCCTATTAACGAACCTGCTGAAGGAAGAAAAAAATCTCAGATTGAAGAATATATAGATTTTTATAATGGAGCCGGTGTACAACATATGGCTTTAGCAACAGATAACATTATAGAAACTGTAACTGCGTTAAGAGATCGTGGAGTAGAATTTTTAACTGTTCCTAGCTCTTATTACGAAGATGTTTTAGATAGAGTTGGTGAAATTGATGAAGACTTAGCTCCTTTAAAGGAATTAGGTATTTTAATAGATAAAGATGAAGAAGGCTACCTATTACAAATATTTACAAAGCCTATTTTAGACAGACCAACAATGTTTATAGAAATTATACAAAGAAAAGGAGCAAAATCTTTTGGCAAAGGAAACTTTAAAGCCTTGTTTGAAGCTATAGAAAGAGAGCAAGAATCTAGAGGAACCCTTTAA
- a CDS encoding patatin-like phospholipase family protein: protein MKKLVLTIITLLICGIGFTQNKVAKDSVKVGLVLSGGGAKGLAHIGALKVIEEAGVKIDYIGGTSMGAIIGALYASGYSANELDSIFNSIDVNLLIQDNLPRGAKTFYDKEDAERYALSLPFNKFKVSFPSAISSGQNIYNLLVKLLYHVKDTDDFSKLPIPFFCIATDVETGQEILLNKGYLPEAIMASGTFPSLFEPAEINDKILIDGGVVNNYPINKLKKLGADIIIGIDVQDSLSSRDNLGSGTEVLLQINNYRTVNDMKAKAKLTDVLIKPEIGKYSVIDFALGKEIIESGEAAARTKISQLKNIALQRGKDIKKHNNIKPHDSITINRLIISGHQDYTRAYIKGKLRLDLDKTVPFAKLQQGINNLAATNNFKTIRYTLDSRPSIDSEEDELVLTLKIKENKDKMFIKMGAHYDDIYKSAAIINLTKKNIFLQDDVGSFDFILGDNIRYKMQYYLDKGFYWSFGLNSTYNDYNYEIDYDIIKSNFPGPDTGINNINISATNLTNQAYIQTVWNEEFAFSLGAEHRFLKYTTRTLQEDNANNNEDSRTIFEKSNYFSTFAKLKLDTYNDKYFPSKGLYFNGDLHFYMFSSDYNNNFKEFSIAQGTMGAAFELTHNLSLNLEAGAGFKLGNSNVRSLDFIMGGYGNDLGDGYISFLGYDFISLTGNSYIKGLTKLDYEFSPKNHLLLSANFANINDDIYRKAEWFQLPEHTGYGIGYGLESFLGPIQAVYSWSPEKNKGRLFFSIGYWF, encoded by the coding sequence ATGAAGAAACTAGTACTTACTATAATCACACTTTTAATTTGCGGTATTGGTTTTACGCAAAATAAAGTAGCAAAAGACAGCGTAAAAGTTGGTCTAGTGCTAAGTGGTGGTGGCGCAAAAGGATTGGCACATATTGGAGCATTAAAAGTTATTGAAGAAGCTGGTGTTAAAATTGACTATATTGGAGGCACAAGTATGGGAGCAATTATTGGCGCCCTATACGCTTCTGGATATTCTGCTAACGAACTGGACTCTATTTTTAATAGTATAGACGTAAACCTTTTAATACAGGACAACTTACCAAGAGGAGCAAAAACTTTTTATGACAAGGAAGATGCAGAACGGTACGCATTAAGCTTGCCATTTAATAAATTTAAAGTTTCCTTTCCGTCTGCTATATCTAGCGGGCAAAACATATACAACCTACTAGTTAAATTACTGTACCACGTTAAAGACACAGATGACTTTAGTAAATTACCAATTCCTTTTTTTTGCATTGCAACAGATGTAGAAACCGGACAAGAAATTTTACTAAATAAAGGTTATTTACCCGAAGCCATTATGGCAAGTGGCACATTCCCGTCTTTATTTGAACCTGCAGAAATAAATGATAAAATTTTAATAGATGGCGGTGTAGTAAACAATTACCCTATTAACAAACTAAAAAAATTAGGTGCAGATATAATTATTGGTATAGATGTACAAGACAGTTTGTCTAGCAGAGACAACCTTGGCTCTGGCACAGAGGTTTTACTACAAATTAACAACTACAGAACTGTTAACGACATGAAGGCTAAAGCCAAGCTAACAGATGTGCTTATAAAACCAGAAATAGGCAAATACTCGGTTATAGATTTTGCTCTTGGTAAAGAAATTATAGAATCTGGTGAGGCTGCCGCAAGAACAAAAATCAGCCAATTAAAAAATATTGCTTTACAACGTGGCAAAGACATAAAAAAACACAATAACATAAAACCACACGACTCTATAACTATTAACAGGCTAATAATCTCTGGCCACCAAGACTACACCAGAGCGTATATTAAAGGTAAGCTAAGGTTAGATTTAGACAAAACAGTACCCTTTGCAAAACTACAACAAGGCATAAACAACCTTGCAGCTACTAATAATTTTAAAACAATACGCTATACACTAGACTCCAGACCCTCTATAGACTCAGAGGAAGATGAACTTGTCTTGACTTTAAAAATAAAAGAAAACAAAGACAAGATGTTTATTAAAATGGGCGCGCATTATGACGATATTTATAAAAGTGCAGCCATAATAAACTTAACAAAAAAGAATATTTTTTTACAAGATGATGTTGGCTCTTTTGATTTTATACTGGGCGACAATATTAGGTACAAAATGCAATATTACCTTGACAAAGGGTTTTATTGGAGTTTTGGACTAAACTCTACCTATAACGACTATAATTACGAAATAGATTACGACATTATTAAATCTAATTTTCCAGGGCCAGACACAGGAATAAATAATATAAATATAAGCGCTACAAACCTTACTAACCAAGCATATATACAAACTGTTTGGAACGAAGAATTTGCATTTAGCTTAGGAGCTGAACATCGGTTTTTAAAATACACTACTCGCACACTACAAGAAGACAACGCAAATAATAATGAAGACTCTAGAACCATATTTGAAAAGAGCAATTACTTTAGCACGTTTGCTAAATTAAAACTAGACACATATAACGACAAATACTTCCCTAGCAAAGGTCTTTATTTTAATGGTGATTTGCATTTTTATATGTTTTCATCAGACTACAACAACAACTTTAAAGAGTTTTCTATAGCACAAGGAACTATGGGCGCTGCTTTTGAGTTAACTCACAATTTGTCTTTAAACCTAGAAGCCGGCGCAGGCTTTAAACTAGGTAACTCCAACGTAAGGTCATTAGATTTTATAATGGGCGGTTACGGTAACGACTTAGGAGATGGCTATATTTCTTTTTTAGGCTATGATTTTATTAGCCTAACCGGAAACAGTTATATAAAGGGGCTTACAAAGCTAGATTATGAATTTAGCCCAAAAAATCATTTACTTTTATCAGCAAACTTTGCCAACATAAATGATGACATTTACAGAAAAGCAGAATGGTTTCAACTACCAGAGCACACGGGATACGGAATTGGCTACGGTCTTGAATCTTTTTTAGGCCCAATACAAGCTGTTTACTCCTGGTCTCCAGAGAAAAACAAAGGAAGGTTGTTTTTTAGCATTGGATATTGGTTTTAA